The proteins below come from a single Vitis vinifera cultivar Pinot Noir 40024 chromosome 9, ASM3070453v1 genomic window:
- the LOC132254258 gene encoding uncharacterized protein LOC132254258: MSWILNSMERNIAEIFSYSESSLDLWEALRDMYGNQNNSARIFQIQQEVNALRQDGRPFVSLLGNFKSLWSELEVYRPHTVDPVVLKKRTEEDRVFQVLASLGSEFEDLRCHILMSPELPSLKSVCSTIQREEVRRKVMIRETVTNSSDTRAYIAHKNYEGKSIKGKRLDLKCEHCNAPGHTSDRCWVLHPELKPKFTKDKRGGDHKRGFNHKANVAAQTTDSFFSNPMALLKDFTTYLQEKRGQESLNEAAGQDQDKPTALLSKFAGFLVDSNPENSQGPYYKEDDW, translated from the exons ATGTCTTGGATTCTTAATTCCATGGAGCGCAATATAGCTGAGATTTTCAGTTATTCTGAATCTTCTCTAGATCTCTGGGAAGCCCTTCGAGACATGTATGGAAATCAGAACAATTCGGCacgaatttttcaaattcaacaaGAAGTTAATGCTCTTCGACAAGATGGAAGGCCATTCGTGAGTTTGCTTGGCAATTTTAAGAGTCTGTGGAGCGAATTGGAGGTCTACAGGCCTCATACTGTTGATCCAGTTGTTCTAAAGAAAAGAACAGAAGAAGACAGAGTTTTTCAGGTGCTGGCCAGTCTCGGTTCGGAGTTTGAGGATCTCAGATGTCATATTCTAATGAGTCCAGAATTGCCCTCCTTGAAGAGTGTCTGTTCAACTATTCAACGTGAAGAAGTCCGTAGAAAGGTGATGATTCGTGAAACTGTGACTAATTCCTCAGACACACGAGCCTACATTGCTCATAAAAATTATGAAGGTAAATCCATCAAAGGAAAACGATTGGATCTTAAGTGTGAACACTGTAATGCACCTGGGCATACATCAGATCGTTGTTGGGTTCTCCATCCAGAACTCAAACCAAAATTCACAAAGGACAAGAGGGGTGGTGATCACAAACGTGGTTTCAACCACAAGGCTAATGTTGCAGCTCAAACAActgattcttttttttctaatccCATGGCACTCTTGAAGGATTTTACAACCTATCTACAAGAGAAACGCGGTCAGGAATCTCTCAATGAGGCTGCTGGTCAGGATCAAGACAAGCCGACAGCACTGTTGTCTAAATTTGCTGGATTTCTTGTTGATTCCAATCCAGAAAACAGCCAAG GACCGTATTACAAAGAAGACGATTGGTGA
- the LOC100249739 gene encoding gibberellin 3-beta-dioxygenase 1: MPSELSDAFKSMPANLYKKQLDLNSIQELPDSHAWASLGEHPCVDSLIAESVPVIDLSDPNALTLVGDACKSWGVFQVINHGIPISLLEAIEDASRNLFALPAEQKLKATRPPDGFSGFGQPRIAPFFAKQMWYEGFTVLGSPLELVSKLWPEEYCTKFCEVTEEYDKQMKQLANKLLWLLLGSLGINKEDVEWAGPEGQLEGAHAALQLNSYPACPQPDKAMGLAEHTDSSLLTILYQGSTSGLQVVLEGSGWITVPPLPGALVVNIGDLLHILSNAAFPSVLHRAMVNNSKQRISVAYFYGPPATIPVAPIPKLVDSSHPPVYRSVTWSEFLATKAKHFNKALSLVRMPVPETDSSE, from the exons ATGCCTTCAGAACTCTCTGATGCCTTCAAATCCATGCCTGCCAATCTCTACAAGAAACAATTAGACCTGAACTCAATCCAAGAATTGCCCGATTCGCACGCATGGGCGTCTCTCGGCGAGCACCCTTGCGTGGACTCTTTAATTGCAGAATCAGTGCCGGTTATTGATCTGAGTGACCCCAATGCATTAACACTTGTGGGCGATGCATGTAAGAGTTGGGGTGTGTTTCAAGTCATCAACCATGGCATCCCCATCAGCCTTCTTGAAGCCATTGAGGATGCTAGCAGGAACCTTTTCGCATTGCCTGCTGAGCAAAAACTCAAGGCTACTCGCCCGCCTGATGGCTTCTCCGGCTTCGGCCAACCCCGGATTGCTCCGTTCTTTGCCAAGCAAATGTGGTATGAAGGCTTCACCGTCCTCGGATCGCCTCTCGAGCTTGTTTCCAAACTTTGGCCTGAAGAATACTGCACCAAGTTCTG TGAAGTTACTGAAGAATATGACAAACAGATGAAGCAGCTAGCAAATAAGCTCCTCTGGCTCCTGCTTGGCTCACTGGGAATCAACAAAGAAGATGTAGAATGGGCTGGTCCAGAAGGTCAGTTAGAAGGGGCACATGCTGCCTTGCAGTTGAACTCTTACCCAGCTTGTCCACAGCCGGACAAGGCCATGGGTCTTGCCGAGCACACTGACTCCTCCCTCCTCACCATCCTTTACCAGGGCAGCACCAGTGGTCTCCAAGTCGTCCTAGAAGGCAGTGGATGGATCACAGTTCCTCCTCTCCCTGGTGCGCTTGTCGTCAATATCGGCGACCTCCTCCATATACTATCCAACGCTGCATTTCCCAGTGTCCTCCACCGTGCCATGGTTAACAACTCCAAGCAGCGTATCTCCGTCGCCTATTTCTATGGACCACCGGCGACCATTCCAGTGGCGCCCATCCCAAAATTAGTTGACTCCAGTCACCCTCCTGTCTACCGCTCAGTTACATGGAGTGAGTTCCTTGCTACCAAGGCAAAGCATTTCAACAAGGCTCTTTCATTAGTTAGGATGCCTGTGCCGGAAACGGATTCATCGGAGTAA
- the LOC100244590 gene encoding probable inactive 2-oxoglutarate-dependent dioxygenase AOP2 encodes MGSETHPKLPIIDFSEENLKPGSDSWFSVCHDVRHALEEYGCFMAYYNQVPLELHNKIFNALGELFDLPTEIKVKNTSDKPSHGYIGQIPAYPLHESMGIDHATNLEEIQSFAKLMWPAGNEHFCEVVHSYTSLLAELEQVVMRMVLQSYGIEKYFDSHIASTRYLLRCLKNRVPKMNENDIAFPTHSDKSFMTILQQNHVSGLEVDTKDGKSIGFGPPSPSVFIVIAGDAFMAWSNGRIHPPKHRVIMRANEERYSLALFAFKNGMIKVPEELVDDKHPLQFKPFDHVGFIRFFHTEEGRKSNSAIKAYCGI; translated from the exons ATGGGTTCTGAAACACATCCCAAGCTTCCTATTATAGATTTCTCTGAGGAAAATTTGAAGCCTGGGTCAGATTCTTGGTTCTCTGTGTGCCATGATGTCAGGCATGCCCTTGAAGAGTACGGCTGTTTCATGGCATACTACAATCAAGTTCCTTTAGAACTTCACAACAAAATCTTTAATGCATTAGGAGAGTTGTTTGATCTCCCCACAGagattaaagtaaaaaacactAGTGATAAACCTAGCCATGGTTATATTGGGCAAATACCTGCTTATCCTCTCCATGAAAGCATGGGCATCGATCACGCAACCAATCTGGAAGAAATTCAAAGTTTCGCCAAACTCATGTGGCCAGCTGGAAATGAGCATTTCTg TGAAGTTGTGCATTCCTATACAAGTCTACTAGCTGAATTGGAACAAGTAGTGATGAGAATGGTACTGCAAAGCTATGGCATAGAGAAGTACTTTGACTCTCACATTGCATCAACCAGATACCTACTTCGATGCTTGAAAAATCGAGTACCCAAGATGAACGAGAATGATATAGCTTTCCCCACTCATTCAGACAAGAGTTTCATGACCATACTTCAACAAAATCACGTTAGTGGTTTGGAGGTAGATACTAAGGATGGCAAGTCGATTGGTTTTGGGCCCCCATCACCATCTGTCTTTATAGTCATTGCAGGTGATGCATTCATG GCATGGAGCAATGGCAGAATACATCCTCCTAAACATCGAGTCATAATGAGAGCAAATGAAGAGAGATACTCACTGGCGCTGTTTGCATTTAAGAATGGGATGATAAAAGTTCCAGAGGAATTGGTTGATGACAAACACCCATTGCAGTTTAAGCCATTTGATCATGTTGGGTTTATTCGTTTCTTTCACACAGAAGAGGGTCGGAAATCAAACTCTGCTATCAAAGCCTATTGTGGTATTTGA
- the LOC109123137 gene encoding probable 2-oxoglutarate-dependent dioxygenase AOP1.2, with amino-acid sequence MSRIMGLETLPKIPIVDFSKENLKPVFGAIRELFNFPIEIKKQNIIDKPYQGNEHICVHCYSKLLSELEQIVMRMVLESYGIENDFHIGSATFLIRFLKYRVPKMNETSISVPPHTDKSFISILHQNQVNGLEIETKDGKWIRYEPPSLPVFLVMASKACMIDFVRFHGLVSRCHLRAFYYFYSSANVYASFSFGSSDV; translated from the exons ATGTCTAGGATCATGGGTTTGGAGACACTTCCAAAGATTCCAATCGTAGATTTCTCCAAGGAAAATTTGAAGCCTG TTTTTGGTGCGATAAGAGAACTGTTCAATTTCCCAATAgaaattaagaaacaaaatattattgataAGCCTTATCAAG GAAATGAGCATATCTG TGTGCATTGCTATTCAAAGCTACTCTCTGAATTAGAACAGATAGTGATGAGAATGGTGTTAGAAAGCTATGGTATAGAGAATGACTTTCATATTGGATCAGCCACTTTCCTGATTCGATTCTTGAAATATCGAGTCCCCAAGATGAATGAGACTAGCATATCTGTTCCCCCTCATACTGATAAAAGTTTCATAAGCATACTTCATCAAAATCAAGTCAACGGTTTGGAGATAGAAACAAAGGATGGCAAGTGGATTAGGTATGAGCCCCCCTCGCTCCCAGTCTTTTTAGTCATGGCAAGCAAAGCATGCATG ATAGACTTTGTGCGATTTCATGGTTTGGTTTCTAGGTGCCATCTCAGGGCTTTCTACTACTTCTACAGCTCTGCCAATGTGTATGCTTCATTCTCTTTTGGTTCTTCGGATGTATGA